The following are encoded in a window of Psychrobacter sp. P11F6 genomic DNA:
- a CDS encoding bifunctional allantoicase/(S)-ureidoglycine aminohydrolase, giving the protein MSTKSTYYAPTGGLPPQTQLLSDRAIFTEAYAIIPKRVLTDIVISYLPFWTGMRMWVLARPLSGFSETFSQYIVEVEPNGGSEKPELDANAEGVIFIVEGEMDMTIEGVSHHLEAGGYAFLPPGCKWTIKNNSDKHVKFHWIRKAYQHCEGIDVPEAFVTSDHDVEAIEMPGTDGVWATTRFTEQSDMRHDMHVNIVTFQPGGVIPFDETHVMEHGLYVLEGKAVYHLNGEWVEVEAGDFMWLRAFCPQSCYAGGPGPFRYLLYKDVNRHMPFIRPAR; this is encoded by the coding sequence ATGTCAACAAAGAGTACATATTACGCACCAACTGGCGGATTGCCTCCACAAACACAACTGCTATCTGATCGCGCTATCTTCACCGAAGCTTATGCCATTATTCCTAAACGTGTGCTAACCGATATTGTTATTAGCTACCTGCCGTTTTGGACAGGTATGCGCATGTGGGTGCTTGCACGCCCACTTTCAGGTTTCTCTGAGACTTTTTCACAGTATATCGTCGAAGTTGAGCCTAATGGCGGCTCAGAAAAGCCTGAGCTAGATGCAAACGCTGAAGGTGTTATATTCATCGTTGAAGGTGAAATGGACATGACTATCGAAGGCGTGTCGCATCATCTTGAAGCGGGCGGTTATGCATTCTTACCACCCGGCTGCAAATGGACGATAAAAAACAATAGCGACAAGCACGTTAAATTCCATTGGATTCGTAAAGCTTATCAACACTGTGAAGGAATTGATGTGCCTGAAGCCTTTGTTACTAGCGATCACGATGTTGAAGCGATTGAGATGCCGGGTACTGATGGCGTATGGGCAACCACCAGATTTACCGAGCAGTCTGATATGCGTCACGACATGCATGTGAATATCGTCACTTTCCAACCAGGTGGCGTGATTCCATTTGATGAAACTCATGTGATGGAACATGGTTTGTATGTCCTAGAAGGTAAAGCGGTCTATCACTTAAATGGTGAATGGGTAGAAGTGGAAGCGGGCGACTTTATGTGGCTACGCGCATTTTGCCCACAATCTTGTTACGCTGGCGGACCTGGTCCATTTAGATACTTACTATACAAAGACGTGAATC